From one Triticum urartu cultivar G1812 chromosome 3, Tu2.1, whole genome shotgun sequence genomic stretch:
- the LOC125542336 gene encoding cysteine-rich receptor-like protein kinase 44 — protein sequence MDIRSASIASVVLLLLSSLCSLVTPSASARAELVTWECNNGTYYSENSTYQSNVRTLLASLAANASRSLFATAVVGARPDTVWGLGLCRGDATNGTECASSCLALAPEVAFGRCMGVMDVSIFYDRCTVRYSFLDFLTNPDNGQVQAKGASDDFVAPGDAGRFVAIVVSLVAALADWAAFNTTSRYAAGVMISDQGFPVTTSKEVVHNINGMVQCTPDQAPGPCRACLQGLIDEMPGLFFNGSVGGRILAIWCSLRFETHEFYDGSPALKLVAPRPTPPPPSALPSSTRDGIRWRQQAATVSAVVLGVAVIVLSLSMIFLWRNKATTQLSYQEDDEDPESLLFDLPTLRQATDNFAEENKLGHGGFGAVYKGVLPHGRQIAVKRLDKASGQGVKELRNELLLVAKLRHNNLTKLLGVCLKGKEKLVVYEYLPNRSLDIFLFAPEVEKRQSLCWETRYRIIYGTARGLLYLHEDSQVTILHRDLKASNILLDTDMNPKISDFGLARLFDGDRPSAVTSQVVGTLGYMAPEYAVRGRLSVKIDVYSFGVLVLEIVTGRKNTDLLEESSLEDSGTMLSYVWDQWLKGTPLETTDPSLDCNMVAGQEGEVIKSIHLGLLCVQENPADRPAMLDVLVMLHGHASDFPAPSKPAFTFARGGETDDSASGLEPGAQASATAPSVNEMSLSEFQPR from the exons ATGGACATACGCTCAGCGAGCATTGCCTCCGTCGTCCTGCTACTGTTATCATCACTTTGCAGCTTGGTAACGCCGTCCGCCAGCGCCAGGGCGGAGCTCGTGACGTGGGAGTGCAATAACGGCACGTACTACTCTGAGAACAGCACCTACCAATCCAACGTCCGCACCCTCCTGGCGTCCCTCGCCGCCAACGCCTCCCGCTCGCTGTTCGCAACGGCCGTCGTCGGCGCCCGCCCCGACACGGTGTGGGGCCTTGGGCTCTGCCGCGGCGACGCCACCAACGGCACAGAGTGCGCGTCCTCCTGCCTCGCCCTCGCGCCGGAGGTCGCATTCGGCAGGTGCATGGGCGTCATGGACGTGTCCATCTTCTACGACCGCTGCACCGTCCGCTACTCCTTCCTGGACTTCCTCACCAACCCGGACAACGGGCAGGTGCAAGCCAAGGGAGCCAGCGACGACTTTGTGGCCCCCGGCGACGCTGGCCGGTTCGTCGCAATCGTGGTGAGCCTCGTGGCCGCGCTCGCCGACTGGGCCGCGTTCAACACCACGTCCAGGTACGCCGCCGGGGTCATGATCTCAGACCAGGGATTCCCGGTCACCACCAGCAAGGAGGTGGTGCACAACATCAACGGGATGGTGCAGTGCACACCGGACCAGGCGCCGGGCCCGTGCCGCGCGTGCCTCCAGGGGCTCATCGACGAGATGCCGGGGTTGTTCTTCAACGGCAGCGTCGGAGGGCGGATCCTGGCCATATGGTGCAGCCTCAGGTTCGAGACGCACGAGTTCTACGACGGCAGCCCCGCGCTGAAGCTCGTCGCCCCGCGGCCCACGCCGCCACCACCTTCTGCCCTCCCGTCTTCTACAAGAGACGGGATAAGGTGGCGACAACAGGCGGCGACAGTATCGGCCGTTGTTCTCGGCGTCGCGGTTATCGTCTTGTCCCTATCTATGATCTTCCTATGGAGAAATAAGGCTACGACACAGCTCT CTTACCAGGAAGATGACGAAGACCCTGAATCACTTCTGTTTGACCTGCCAACGTTGAGGCAAGCAACCGACAATTTCGCCGAAGAGAATAAGCTTGGGCATGGAGGTTTTGGGGCAGTATACAAG GGGGTGTTGCCTCATGGGCGGCAAATAGCTGTGAAGAGATTGGACAAAGCTTCAGGGCAAGGTGTGAAGGAACTGAGAAATGAGCTACTGCTGGTAGCCAAGCTCCGGCACAACAATCTGACAAAGCTTCTCGGAGTGTGCTTgaaggggaaggagaagttgGTGGTGTACGAGTACCTGCCCAACCGGAGCCTCGACATCTTTCTTTTCG CGCCTGAAGTTGAGAAGCGGCAATCGTTGTGCTGGGAGACAAGGTACCGCATAATCTACGGGACGGCACGAGGCCTCCTGTACCTCCACGAGGACTCGCAGGTAACGATCTTACACCGCGATCTCAAGGCCAGCAACATCCTGCTCGACACCGATATGAACCCCAAGATCTCGGATTTCGGCCTGGCCAGGCTCTTCGACGGCGACAGGCCGAGTGCCGTCACTAGCCAAGTTGTCGGAACACT TGGATACATGGCGCCGGAGTACGCAGTTCGAGGGCGCCTGTCGGTCAAGATAGACGTGTATAGCTTCGGCGTTCTGGTGCTGGAGATCGTTACGGGAAGGAAAAACACCGACTTGCTTGAAGAATCATCCTTGGAAGACTCGGGCACCATGCTCAGCTAT GTATGGGACCAGTGGCTGAAGGGAACGCCGCTGGAGACGACGGACCCGTCGCTGGACTGCAACATGGTCGCGGGGCAGGAGGGCGAGGTGATCAAGTCCATCCACCTGGGGCTCCTCTGCGTGCAGGAGAACCCGGCGGACCGCCCGGCCATGCTGGACGTCCTCGTGATGCTGCACGGCCACGCGTCGGACTTCCCGGCGCCGTCCAAGCCGGCGTTCACTTTCGCACGCGGCGGCGAGACCGATGACAGCGCGTCCGGGTTAGAGCCGGGCGCCCAAGCATCAGCAACTGCGCCGTCCGTCAACGAGATGTCCTTATCGGAGTTCCAGCCGAGATAG